Proteins from a single region of Macaca fascicularis isolate 582-1 chromosome 5, T2T-MFA8v1.1:
- the LOC123573503 gene encoding small ribosomal subunit protein eS21-like codes for MQNYSGELVDLYMQRKGCASNRIIGVKNHASIQMNVVEADKVIGRFNGQFKTCAICEVIHRVGMSDDYIL; via the coding sequence ATGCAGAATTACAGCGGCGAGCTTGTGGACCTGTACATGCAGCGGAAAGGCTGTGCTAGTAATCGCATCATTGGTGTCAAGAACCATGCATCCATCCAGATGAATGTGGTGGAGGCTGACAAGGTCATAGGCAGGTTTAATGGCCAGTTTAAAACCTGTGCTATCTGCGAGGTCATTCACAGGGTGGGTATGTCAGATGACTACATTCTGTGa